The DNA region GAAATCCAGCACGCGCGGACCCAGATCACGGATCGGCACGAAGAAACCGACAAAAGTGAAACCGGTCCACAGCGCGAACGTGATCCAGAGGAACTGCTTGGCCGACTTGCGTGCGAGCTTCTCCTTCGTCCACGGTCCCTTGTCGAGCTTGATGCGCTTGTTGCGCCGGCCCTCGGTAACCCGTTCCATCCACAGGAACACTTCGGTCCAGACCGTTTGCGGGCAGGCATAACCGCACCACAGGCGACCGGCCAGGGCGGTGAAGAAGAATAGCGACAGGGCCGCCATGGCCAGTAGCAATGACAGGATGAACAGGTCCTGCGGCCACAGGGTGATACCGAAGAAATGGAACTGGCGATTGACCAGGTCGAACAGCACGATCTGCTGCCCGCCCACGTTGATCCAGGGCAACAGGTAGTACAGGCCCAGCAACACCCAGGCGGCGGTAACCCGCAGCCGGGCAAAACGTCCACTGACCTCCCGCGGATAGACCTTGGGGGCCTTGACGTAGAGCGGGATGGTTTCCTGGTTGCCGGAATCGCTCATTGTTCGGGTTTCACACCTCGTCGCTTCAGTGGCTTGAGCAACAGTGCGGTGAACAGGCTGGAAGCGGCCGTCGCGGCCCAGAACATGATGAAGGCGATGGTATAGCCACCGCCGCGCGTGATCTCTAGCTCGGGAAAGGTGATGTCGCGCAGTGCCAGCGGGTCGACGAAGATGAAGAACACCACCGTTGCCATGGCCGCGGTAAAGAACGAGGGCCAGAGTATGGCCCCGAACCACTGCACCATCGGCCACGGGCCGATCGCGCCGCGATCCGAACTCCGGCGCGAGGCACGATCAGTCATCGTCGTCCCGGTTCAGGCTCAGCACGTAGGCGGTCACCAGCTTCGATCGGCCTTCGCCAAGCAGCCGATCCTGTGCCGGCATGATGCCTTCGCGGCCATCGCGAATGGTCTGGCGCAGAGCTTCGAGGCTGCTGCCATAAATGTACCTTCCGGCCGTGAGGTCGGGGGCACCAAGATGGACGTTGCCTGTGCCATCTACACCATGACAGGCAGCACACTGCTGTTCATAGTGACGGCGGCCGGCCGCAGCCATGCTGCTGTCGACCGATTGCCCCGCCAGTTGCTGGACGTAGACAGCGGTGCGTGTCACACCCTGCTCACCCAGCACATCGCCCAATGGCGGCATGACCGCATGCCGACCTTCGTAGATGCTGGTGAAGACCTGGTCAGGCTCGCCGCCCCAGATCCAGTGGCCATCGGTAAGGTTGGGATAACCCGGCGCACCGCGCGCATCCGAGCCATGGCAGGTCGAGCAGTTGTGGGCATAGATGTTGCTGCCCATGCGCAGGGCATCGGGATGCTCGACCAGTTCTTCAATCGGCCGGTCGAGCAACTCGCCGAAGCGCTCCTCAAAGTCCGCGGCGGCCTGCGCCCGCTCTTCCTGGTACTGGCCTTCGGAACTCCATCCCAACACCCCCTGGAAATTGCCCAGCCCCGGGTAGAGCACCAGGTAGAGCAGCGTCCAGATGATTGTGCCGTAGAACAGCCACAGCCACCAGCGCGGCAGCGGTTTGTTGAGCTCGGTGATGTCCTCGTCCCAGACATGGCCGGTGGTTTCCTCGCCTTCCTCGTTCTTCATCGAGGGCACGCGGGCAAGCTGGGTGCTGACCAGCAGCCAGATGACCCAGGCGGTAAAGCCCAGGGTTCCGATAATGACGAACCAGTGCCAGAAGGCGCTCATTTCGATTCCTCCCCGTTGTGGCCGGTGCTGTTGCGGTCATTGGACTGATCTTCATCCAGCGGCAGGCTGGCCTGTTCATCGAAGTCCTCGCGGTTCTTGACGATGAACACCCAGACGACCACGGCAACGAAACCGAGCATGGCCAGGACGGTCACGATCGCGCTGCTCATGAGTCACCCCCGCTATCGTCGGCGGCGGCGTGCTGTCCGGTCCAATCGGTGCCCAGACTCTGCAGGTAGGCGATGATGGCGTCCATCTCGGTTCTGCCGGCCACCGCCTCGACGGCGCCCTCGATGTCCTCGTCGGTGTAGGGGGTGCCGATACGTTGGAGAGCACGCATGCGCCGCTGAATCACTTCCGGATCGACATAGCGCTCGGCCAGCCACGGATAGGCCGGCATGTTGGAGCCCGGCACCACCGCACGCGGATCCATCATGTGCAGGTAATGCCAGTCGTCGCTGTAGAGCCCGCCGACACGGGCCAGGTCCGGTCCGGTGCGCTTCGAACCCCACTGGAAGGGGCGGTCGTAGACATGCTCGCCGGCCACCGAGTAGTGGCCGTAGCGCTCGGTCTCGGCACGAAACGGCCGGATCTGCTGGCTGTGGCAGTTGTAACAGCCCTCCGCGACGTAGACATCGCGCCCGGCCAGTTCCAGCGGGCCCCAGGGCTGAACCCCCTCGGCCGGCTCAACCACCGAGGCCTTGAACATCAGCGGCACGATCTCGACGATGCCGCCGATGCTGATGACCAGCACGATGAGAATGCCCATCAGTCCGACGTTCTTCTCGATCTTTTCGTGCAATGTGCCTTTCTTGTCGCTCATGCCGTCGCTCCTTTCGGCTCGATGACCGGCGCCTCATCGGTGCGGCCCATCTGGGCGGTCTTCCAGAAGTTGTAGACCATGAAGAACATGCCGGCGGTAAAGATGAATCCACCAATCAGGCGCAGGATGTAGTAGGGCTCGGTGAACTGCAGCACCTCGATGAAGGTGTAGGTCAGCGTGCCGTCATCATTGAAGGTGCGCCACATCAGACCCTGCATCACCCCGGCAATCCACATGGCCACGATGTAGAGCACGGTACCGATGGTCGAGACCCAGAAGTGCCACTCCATCAGGCGGGTGGAATACATCTTCTCCACGCCCATCAGGCGTGGCCACAGGCTGTAGAGCGCGCCGATGGAGATCATCGCCACCCAGCCCAGCGCACCGGCATGAACGTGGCCGATGGTCCAGTCGGTGTAGTGCGACAGCGCGTTGACCGTCTTGATCGACATCATCGGACCCTCGAAAGTGGCGATGCCGTAGAACGACAGCGCCACGATCATGAAGCGCAGCGCCGGGTCGGTGCGCAGCTTGTACCACACGCCCGAGAGCGTCATGATGCCGTTGATCATGCCGCCCCAGCTCGGCGCCAGCAACATGACCGAGAACACCATGCCGAGGGTCTGCACCCAGTCGGGCACCGAGGTGTAGTGGAGATGGTGCGGGCCGGCCCACATGTAGATCGCGATCAGCGACCAGAAGTGCACGATGGACAGGCGGTAGGAGTAGACCGGCCGCCCGGCCTGCTTGGGCACGAAGTAATACATCATGCCGAGGAAGCCGGCGGTCAGGAAGAAGCCGACTGCATTGTGGCCGTACCACCACTGCACCATGGCGTCGACCGCGCCGGCATAGAGCGGGTAGGAGTGCAGCCAGCCGGTAGGAATGGCCAGGTTGTTGACGATGTGCAGCACCGCGATGGTGAGGATGTAGGCACCGAAGAACCAGTTGGCCACGTAGATGTGCCGGACCTTGCGCTGGACGATGGTGCCGAAAAACACCACGGCATAGGCAACCCAGACGATGGCAATCAGCACCGCCAGCGGCCAGATCAGTTCGGCATATTCCTTGCCCATGGTGTGGCCCATGGGCAGGGTGATGGCCGCGCCGACGATGACCGCCTGCCAGCCCCAGAAGGTGAAGGCGGCCAGCTTGTCGGAAAACAGTCGCACGTGCGAGGTGCGCTGCACGCAGTAATAGCTGGTGGCAAACAGGGCCGAACCGCCGAAGGCAAAGATCACGGCGTTGGTATGCAATGGTCGCAGACGTCCGTAGCTCAGCCACGGAATCTCCCAGCCCAGGCCCGGCCAGATCAGCTGGGCAGCGATGAACACGCCGACGGCCATGCCGACGATGCCCCAGATCACGGTGGCCCAGGCAAATTGCCGGACGACCTTGTCGTTATAGGTAGTGGTTTGGCTCATGAAGTTCCCTTTCAAAGAGATGCTGCGCGCGAGTCGCCGATATTATCAGGCGTGCACACGACTGAATTATTGATCCCGGTCAATAGTTCATTTTACATACATCTTATGCCGACGTGCAGTCGATGGGTATGATGTGGCTCACGAATTTCACCAGGAGGCAAGGTGGCAAGCGCTCAGGTCAACGGAGTGAAGGGCTGGTTGCTGGCAGAAGCCGTGCGCCTGCACGAGGCCCGTCAGGGCCGCTGCGAGGACGCTGCCGCCGTCGCCCTGGCGCGCAGCTCGGCCGGCAGCCTGTCGCAGCGACTGATGACACGGGCCGCGAGGCTGACGGTGGGTCAGGCCTCCGGGCGTGATCTTGCTCGCCTGGGAAGCCTGTTGCGGATCCTGGCCGGACTGACGCTGGCCATGGCCGCTCTGGCCGGACTGGCCACGGCACGCGCCAGTGTTCCTGATGAACAGATCAATGTGC from Wenzhouxiangella sp. AB-CW3 includes:
- the ccoP gene encoding cytochrome-c oxidase, cbb3-type subunit III; the protein is MSAFWHWFVIIGTLGFTAWVIWLLVSTQLARVPSMKNEEGEETTGHVWDEDITELNKPLPRWWLWLFYGTIIWTLLYLVLYPGLGNFQGVLGWSSEGQYQEERAQAAADFEERFGELLDRPIEELVEHPDALRMGSNIYAHNCSTCHGSDARGAPGYPNLTDGHWIWGGEPDQVFTSIYEGRHAVMPPLGDVLGEQGVTRTAVYVQQLAGQSVDSSMAAAGRRHYEQQCAACHGVDGTGNVHLGAPDLTAGRYIYGSSLEALRQTIRDGREGIMPAQDRLLGEGRSKLVTAYVLSLNRDDDD
- a CDS encoding CcoQ/FixQ family Cbb3-type cytochrome c oxidase assembly chaperone produces the protein MSSAIVTVLAMLGFVAVVVWVFIVKNREDFDEQASLPLDEDQSNDRNSTGHNGEESK
- the ccoO gene encoding cytochrome-c oxidase, cbb3-type subunit II, with the protein product MSDKKGTLHEKIEKNVGLMGILIVLVISIGGIVEIVPLMFKASVVEPAEGVQPWGPLELAGRDVYVAEGCYNCHSQQIRPFRAETERYGHYSVAGEHVYDRPFQWGSKRTGPDLARVGGLYSDDWHYLHMMDPRAVVPGSNMPAYPWLAERYVDPEVIQRRMRALQRIGTPYTDEDIEGAVEAVAGRTEMDAIIAYLQSLGTDWTGQHAAADDSGGDS
- the ccoN gene encoding cytochrome-c oxidase, cbb3-type subunit I, translating into MSQTTTYNDKVVRQFAWATVIWGIVGMAVGVFIAAQLIWPGLGWEIPWLSYGRLRPLHTNAVIFAFGGSALFATSYYCVQRTSHVRLFSDKLAAFTFWGWQAVIVGAAITLPMGHTMGKEYAELIWPLAVLIAIVWVAYAVVFFGTIVQRKVRHIYVANWFFGAYILTIAVLHIVNNLAIPTGWLHSYPLYAGAVDAMVQWWYGHNAVGFFLTAGFLGMMYYFVPKQAGRPVYSYRLSIVHFWSLIAIYMWAGPHHLHYTSVPDWVQTLGMVFSVMLLAPSWGGMINGIMTLSGVWYKLRTDPALRFMIVALSFYGIATFEGPMMSIKTVNALSHYTDWTIGHVHAGALGWVAMISIGALYSLWPRLMGVEKMYSTRLMEWHFWVSTIGTVLYIVAMWIAGVMQGLMWRTFNDDGTLTYTFIEVLQFTEPYYILRLIGGFIFTAGMFFMVYNFWKTAQMGRTDEAPVIEPKGATA